From Rutidosis leptorrhynchoides isolate AG116_Rl617_1_P2 chromosome 3, CSIRO_AGI_Rlap_v1, whole genome shotgun sequence, a single genomic window includes:
- the LOC139896078 gene encoding PWWP domain-containing protein 5-like, translated as MMEALSDHGGGAAAARVSIVVNNGVNKVGENIRANIVKNGLDINVSDVKHSHAINLVVDLSRCFAKQSDVEFGEKGGEFRVSDLVWGKVKSHPWWPGVVVDPSGATDKAMKYFKKDGYLIAYFGDQSFSWNESFNIKPFRVNFCKMVDQDDGWGFISAVNDALCEVARRVEYGLACSCLSEKVYMKIKYQTIVNDGIRKGFSRINGGDRFSTVNCFKPVKVVDILQDLATDPFGSNSLEIVTVGGQLSAFNRWKGYYQLQLNEVLDELDDKIDSDNRALDSKEKVNACGRPPKRKLSFDSDESPIKKVRCLSDLMSNGSEIVSDEEYKPKKRGRIRQEVETYGSFKGSQSQSQSQTANEVLSEICQAALDRMGKQHNIDSLNQFSSEFRKHRYTEDKKSQTESQTANEFLSQICRAALEPEEQHNVDSLIQFLSDFREHRYLEDKKSQSQSQTANEFLSQIHWAALEPMEKQHNVDSLIQFLSDFRKHRFIEDENESQPETIEMDGFTGIEDSYWTDRIIVTKSDDEVSPKPNKESFNGTALILKFTNLDSVPSIKKLNEIFRRYGSLQQAETRLLKKKNCVKLVFEKRSDAETAFSSSGKFSIFGPALVSYCLDYKPTPRKTATNSAKKALKSAKAMQFEN; from the coding sequence ATGATGGAAGCGTTATCCGATCATGGTGGAGGTGCTGCTGCAGCTAGGGTTTCAATTGTTGTTAATAATGGGGTTAATAAGGTTGGTGAAAATATTAGGGCAAATATAGTGAAAAATGGGTTAGATATAAATGTTTCTGATGTTAAGCATTCACATGCAATTAATCTTGTTGTTGATTTAAGCCGTTGTTTTGCTAAACAAAGTgatgttgaatttggtgaaaaggGAGGTGAATTTAGGGTTTCGGATTTAGTATGGGGAAAGGTTAAGAGTCATCCATGGTGGCCCGGTGTGGTTGTTGATCCCTCTGGTGCAACCGATAAGGCGATGAAATATTTTAAGAAAGATGGGTATCTTATTGCGTATTTTGGGGACCAGTCGTTTTCTTGGAACGAATCGTTTAATATTAAGCCATTTCGTGTGAATTTTTGTAAAATGGTGGATCAAGATGATGGTTGGGGTTTCATTAGTGCTGTGAATGACGCTTTATGTGAGGTTGCTAGACGTGTTGAGTATGGGTTAGCGTGTTCGTGTTTGTCTGAAAAAGTGTACATGAAGATTAAATATCAGACtattgttaatgatggaattaGGAAAGGATTTAGTAGGATTAATGGTGGAGATAGATTTTCAACTGTGAATTGTTTTAAACCTGTTAAAGTTGTTGACATTTTACAAGATTTGGCTACAGATCCATTTGGGTCAAATAGTTTGGAGATTGTAACCGTTGGAGGTCAGTTATCGGCGTTTAACCGTTGGAAAGGGTATTATCAGCTTCAGTTAAATGAAGTTTTAGATGAATTAGATGATAAAATTGATAGTGATAATCGTGCACTTGATTCGAAAGAAAAGGTGAATGCTTGTGGGAGACCACCAAAGCGTAAACTCTCATTTGATAGTGATGAGAGCCCGATTAAGAAAGTGAGATGCTTGTCGGATTTAATGTCAAACGGTAGTGAAATTGTGTCTGATGAGGAGTATAAACCTAAAAAAAGAGGCCGAATAAGGCAAGAGGTTGAAACCTATGGCTCTTTTAAgggaagtcaaagtcaaagtcaaagtcaaactgCAAACGAAGTTCTTTCGGAAATCTGCCAGGCTGCATTGGATCGAATGGGAAAGCAGCATAATATTGATTCACTCAACCAGTTTTCATCTGAGTTTAGGAAACATCGATATACAGAAGACAAGaaaagtcaaactgaaagtcaaactgcAAACGAATTTCTTTCACAAATCTGCCGGGCTGCCCTGGAACCGGAAGAACAGCATAACGTTGATTCACTCATCCAGTTTTTGTCTGATTTTAGGGAACATCGATATTTAGAAGACAagaaaagtcaaagtcaaagtcaaactgCAAACGAATTTCTTTCACAAATCCACTGGGCTGCTCTAGAACCAATGGAAAAACAGCATAATGTTGATTCACTCATCCAGTTTTTGTCTGATTTTAGGAAACATCGATTTATAGAAGACGAGAATGAGAGTCAACCAGAAACAATCGAGATGGATGGATTTACGGGTATTGAAGATTCATATTGGACGGACAGGATCATTGTAACCAAATCTGATGATGAAGTTAGCCCAAAACCTAATAAAGAGAGTTTCAATGGTACTGCATTGATCCTAAAGTTTACGAATTTGGATTCGGTTCCATCAATTAAGAAACTGAATGAGATATTTAGACGTTATGGAAGTTTACAACAAGCTGAAACTCGATTGTTGAAGAAGAAGAATTGTGTGAAGTTGGTGTTTGAGAAACGATCTGATGCAGAAACCGCGTTCAGCAGCAGTGGGAAGTTTAGCATATTTGGACCGGCTCTCGTTAGTTACTGCCTTGATTATAAACCGACACCCCGGAAAACCGCTACAAACAGTGCTAAAAAGGCGTTGAAATCAGCAAAAGCAATGCAGTTTGAAAACTAG
- the LOC139896077 gene encoding small ribosomal subunit protein uS12: MGKTHGMGAGRKLKSHRRRQRWADKSYKKSHLGNEWKKPFAGSSHAKGIVLEKIGIEAKQPNSAIRKCARVQLIKNGKKIAAFVPNDGCLNYIEENDEVLIAGFGRKGHAVGDIPGVRFKVVKVSGVSLLALFKEKKEKPRS, translated from the exons ATGGG GAAGACACATGGAATGGGAGCTGGACGCAAGCTCAAGTCCCACCGCAGGAGGCAAAGGTGGGCTGACAAGTCATACAAGAAGTCTCATCTTGGTAACGAATGGAAGAAGCCGTTTGCAGGTTCATCTCACGCTAAGGGAATTGTCCTTGAGAAGAT TGGTATCGAGGCCAAGCAGCCTAACTCTGCTATCAGAAAGTGTGCTAGAGTTCAGTTGATCAAAAACGGAAAGAAGATAGCCGCCTTTGTTCCCAATGATGGTTGCTTGAACTACATTGAGGAGAAT GACGAGGTGTTGATTGCTGGATTCGGTCGTAAAGGGCATGCTGTGGGAGATATTCCCGGGGTCAGATTTAAAGTTGTGAAGGTTTCTGGAGTTTCACTTTTGGCTCTTTTTAAGGAGAAGAAAGAGAAGCCGAGGTCTTAA